A stretch of the Papaver somniferum cultivar HN1 chromosome 6, ASM357369v1, whole genome shotgun sequence genome encodes the following:
- the LOC113287628 gene encoding mannan endo-1,4-beta-mannosidase 2-like, with product MSRSNGMLYPVIGFASCVILMYMSLGNFSIPASKQPEMSFVTVSETQFMLDGKTFYPNGWNSWWLMDQAVEDESRYRVRNIFQIGVKMGLSVCRTWAFNDGAYNALQISPGKFDERVFKALDHVIVEARRNGVRLILTLVDNLQAFGGKTQYVKWAWEEGVGVSASNDSFFYDPTIRTYFKQYVKAVLTRKNSFTGVEYRNDPTIFAWELMNEPRCMTDPSGDTLQDWIEEMSSYIKAIDKNHLLTMGMEGFYGPTTPEKLNVNPEEWAGNLGTDYIRNFKTPNMDFASFHVYPDHWFKDQTVEDQLAFVRKWVSSHIDDGEKILKKPVLISEFGMSNLNKFYTQTNREQNYKIIFDLMHRSARKKKSGAGAFIWQFLVKGMEAYGDDFGFIPTENPSLYKLIAKHSCKLAVVQQNEVLLKQISKGICQS from the exons ATGTCAAGAAGTAATGGGATGTTATACCCAGTCATTGGGTTTGCATCTTGTGTTATACTGATGTACATGTCATTAGGGAATTTTAGTATTCCTGCATCTAAACAACCTGAGATGAGTTTTGTGACTGTTAGTGAAACTCAGTTTATGTTAGATGGGAAAACATTTTATCCTAATGGTTGGAATTCTTGGTGGTTAATGGATCAAGCTGTTGAGGATGAAAGTAGATACAGAGTTAGGAATATATTCCAAATTGGTGTCAAGATGGGTCTCAGTGTCTGTAGAACTTGGGCTTTTAACGATGGTGCTTACAATGCTCTTCAGATTTCTCCTGGTAAATTTGATGAACGCGTCTTCAAG GCACTGGATCATGTAATTGTTGAAGCAAGACGAAATGGTGTTAGATTGATTCTTACACTAGTTGATAACTTGCAAGCATTTGGTGGGAAGACTCAGTATGTGAAATGGGCATGGGAGGAAGGTGTCGGTGTAAGCGCCTCAAATGATTCTTTCTTTTACGATCCAACCATCCGTACTTATTTCAAGCAATACGTTAAG gcTGTGCTAACCAGAAAGAACAGCTTCACCGGAGTTGAGTACAGGAATGACCCAACAATCTTCGCTTGGGAGTTAATGAACGAACCTCGTTGTATGACTGATCCTTCTGGTGACACCCTTCAA GACTGGATTGAAGAAATGTCTAGCTACATAAAAGCAATTGATAAAAACCATCTGCTAACCATGGGGATGGAAGGATTTTATGGTCCTACAACCCCCGAAAAGTTGAATGTGAATCCAGAAGAATGGGCAGGCAACCTGGGAACCGATTACATTCGCAATTTCAAGACTCCAAACATGGATTTCGCCTCTTTTCATGTCTATCCCGATCATTG gtttaaGGATCAGACCGTAGAAGACCAACTAGCTTTTGTCAGAAAATGGGTGTCCTCTCACATTGACGATGGCGAAAAGATACTAAAGAAACCTGTATTGATTAGTGAATTTGGGATGTCAAACCTGAACAAGTTCTATACTCAAACCAACAGGGAACAAAATTACAAAATTATCTTTGACTTGATGCACAGATCCGCAAGGAAGAAGAAATCAGGAGCTGGAGCTTTTATTTGGCAATTCTTGGTTAAGGGCATGGAAGCGTATGGTGATGATTTTGGTTTCATCCCGACTGAAAATCCTTCGTTATATAAGCTCATAGCTAAGCACTCATGCAAGTTAGCCGTGGTCCAACAGAATGAGGTCTTATTGAAGCAAATATCAAAAGGCATATGTCAAAGTTGA
- the LOC113287629 gene encoding metallothionein-like protein type 3, which yields MSSCGNCDCSDKNNCVKKGNSFGIEIIETEMSYENFAVSGAEGDCKCGPSCTCTDCKCGH from the exons ATGTCTTCATGCGGTAACTGCGATTGCTCTGACAAGAACAACTGTGT CAAGAAGGGAAACAGCTTCGGCATTGAAATCATCGAGACCGAGATGAG CTACGAAAACTTCGCCGTCTCAGGAGCTGAGGGAGACTGCAAGTGCGGTCCAAGCTGCACCTGCACCGACTGCAAATGCGGTCATTAA